CGGCGGCCCAGGCGACGGCCGCGAGCGGACCGCGGTCGGTGGCCACCTGGACGACCACGCCGAGCAGCGCGGGCACGGCGAGGCCGGCCGCGGCGGCGACCAGCAGGACGGCGCCGGCCAGGGCGAGGCGGCGGCGGTGCGGGCGCAGCAGGCGCCGCGCGACCTGCCACGTGCGCCGGCCGGTCGCGACGGGGAGGGCGACGGTGCCCGCAGCGGACGGGCCGGCGGGGCCGGGCGCCGGATCGGGCGCGCTCACGCGGTCACCACCCGGTCGCACGCGGCCAGCAGCGCCGGGCTGCCCGTCACGACCAGGACGCCCTTGTCCGGCCGGGCGCGCAGGCCGGCGGCCAGCGCGACCTCCGTCACCGAGTCGACCGCGGGGGCCGGCTCGTGCAGCACGAGGAACGGCTCGCGCCGGTGCAGGGCGCGGGCGAGCCGCACCCGGTCCCGCTGACCGCCGGACAGGTCGCTGCCCCCGGCACGCACGGGTGACCGGGCCCCGTCGGGCAGCAGGTCGAGCACGTCGTCCACGACGGCGGCACGCAGCAGGGCCGGGTCGAGCTCGCCGTCGCCCGCGACGACGCGGTCCAGAGGCCCGGCGAACAGGTGGGCGTCCCGCGGCGGCGCGTGCACGGCGTCGCGCAGCAGGGGCCCCAGGTCGGCCGCGCACACCCCGTCGAGCTGCGCCTGCCCCCGCGGGGCCGGGACGCGGGCACCGAGCACGTCGACGAGCCCGGCCGCGCCGGGCACGTCGGCGTGCACACCCACGAGCTCGCCGCGGCCGACCGTGACCTGCGTGCCCCCGACGCGGACCGTGAGCGTGCGCGGGTCGGCGGGCGGCGCCACCGCGGGCGGCGGCAGCACCGGCGGGGCGGTCAGCGCGTCGCAGAGCCGGGCGGCGCTGGCCCGTCGCTGCGCCAGGCTGACCACGAGGTGGCCGGTCTCCGTGATCGGCGTCTGCACGGTCTGCACCACGCCGACGACGATGACGAGCTGCCCCACGGTGAGAGACCCGCGCAGCGCCAGCCACCCGGCCGCGAGGGCGACGACGCCGACCAGCACCCCGGAGGCCGCGGCGCTGCCGGCCGAGTACCACGCGGTGGCCCGCGCGGCACCGACGCGGGCGTCGAGCAGGGTGCGGCTGGTGCGCCGGTAGCGCCGTGCGGCGGCGGCGGAGGCGCCGAGCCCCTGGAGCACGCGCAGGCCGGCGACGAGGTCGGCCGCGAGCCCGGCGGTCTCGGCGGCCCGTGCCTGCTCCCGCTCGCTGCGCTGCTCGAGCGGCGCGGCGAGCCGGTGCATCCCCCAGACGGCGAGCGGGACGCCCGCCGTGAGCGCGAGGGCCAGCGGCGGCGAGACCGCCACGAGCGTCACCACGGCCGTGACGATCGCCGCGGCGGCGGCGAGCTGACCGGCGAGCAGCCACGTGGTGCCGGCGACGCGCGCGGCGTCCGAGGTGGCGAGGGACAGCGTGGCACCGGGGGTGCGCGCGGGGCCGCCGCGCTCGTCCAGCACGCGGCCCACCAGCCGCTGGCGCAGGTCGTGCTCCGCGCGCAGGTACGCGCGGGTGGTGGCGGTGAGCCCGAGCCGCCAGGAGAGGGTGAGCACGACGAACAGCGCGCCGGTCGCCGCCAGCCAGCCGGCCAGCGCCCGCGGGTCCCCGGGCAGCACGGCCCGGTCGACGGTGGCGCCGATGGCGACCGGCACCAGCATCTCCGCGACCTGGTGGCCCATGAGGCCCACCGTCCCGACCGCGACGGGACGGCGCTGGGCGGGCGCGGTCAGCGCCCGCAGCAGCAGGCGGCCGGGGGTGGTGCGGTCGTCGCGCGTGCTCGATCGGGTCACTCAGGGAAGGTAACCCTTACCTGTGGTGGCCGGTGCGCGGTAGCGTGACCGACCGTGTCGCGTTCGGGACACCGCACCGGAGGGAAGCCGTGGACTACCGCCTCACGACGAA
This is a stretch of genomic DNA from Cellulomonas sp. ES6. It encodes these proteins:
- a CDS encoding ABC transporter ATP-binding protein, which codes for MTRSSTRDDRTTPGRLLLRALTAPAQRRPVAVGTVGLMGHQVAEMLVPVAIGATVDRAVLPGDPRALAGWLAATGALFVVLTLSWRLGLTATTRAYLRAEHDLRQRLVGRVLDERGGPARTPGATLSLATSDAARVAGTTWLLAGQLAAAAAIVTAVVTLVAVSPPLALALTAGVPLAVWGMHRLAAPLEQRSEREQARAAETAGLAADLVAGLRVLQGLGASAAAARRYRRTSRTLLDARVGAARATAWYSAGSAAASGVLVGVVALAAGWLALRGSLTVGQLVIVVGVVQTVQTPITETGHLVVSLAQRRASAARLCDALTAPPVLPPPAVAPPADPRTLTVRVGGTQVTVGRGELVGVHADVPGAAGLVDVLGARVPAPRGQAQLDGVCAADLGPLLRDAVHAPPRDAHLFAGPLDRVVAGDGELDPALLRAAVVDDVLDLLPDGARSPVRAGGSDLSGGQRDRVRLARALHRREPFLVLHEPAPAVDSVTEVALAAGLRARPDKGVLVVTGSPALLAACDRVVTA